A window of the Tunturibacter empetritectus genome harbors these coding sequences:
- a CDS encoding SDR family oxidoreductase — MIAEGQGEELDVMMKTYVPMGRLGRPEEIADAVLWLCSSAASYVTGQSISVDGGFVMR, encoded by the coding sequence ATGATCGCCGAAGGTCAGGGGGAAGAGCTCGATGTGATGATGAAGACCTACGTGCCGATGGGACGGTTGGGTCGGCCTGAAGAGATCGCCGATGCCGTCCTATGGCTCTGCAGTTCAGCCGCGAGCTACGTTACTGGCCAGTCGATCTCGGTCGACGGTGGCTTCGTCATGCGCTAA